A stretch of DNA from Arthrobacter jiangjiafuii:
CACCACCAGTGCGCCGTCCGGCAGGGCAGCCAGGACTTCCCTGTTAATGAGGTGGTGCGTATCTTCGCTGAGCGGGGTGATCACGACCAGCACCTCGGCATCCGCGGCGAGCGTCACGAGTTCATCGGTGCCGTGGACCGGGCCGGTTTCATCGGTGCGGGCCCGGCTGCCCACCCGGGTCAGCTCCACTTCGAAGGGCGCGAGCCGCTGGGCGATGGCGGTGCCGATGCCGCCCACGCCCACCAGCAGGACCCGCCGGTCGGCCAGTCCCGGGTAACGGCGGCTGTCCCAGACGCCGTTGGCCGCATTGCGGACGGCGTCGTCGACACCGCGCAGTGAAGCAAGGATCAATGCCACGGCGAGCTCGGCGGTTCCGGCAACGTGGACTCCCGCGGCGGTGGCGATCGCGACGCCGGAACCCACCACCTCCGGCAGTCCGTCGTAGCCGGTGGACTGGGCCTGGAGCAGCACCAGGTTCGGCACCCGCTCCAGGCCCTGCTGCCAGCTCCCGCGTGTTGCATAGGGCAGGACGACGGCGTCGATCTCTGCGTAATCCAGCCCCTTCGGCTCCCCCACCAGGTCCCACACGCCGGCTCGGATGCCCTCCGGCAGCGGGCTCACCGCTTCGAGGAGATCCTCGGTGGGGAGCGTCAGGGTCCGGACGAGGCGCAGATTCTCAGTCATGGCAGACAGCCTAGTACCCGGGCGGCAGGCAGCCAGCCCACACCTCTGGACACCGTGGCGGCGCCAGTCGTAACGTCGATATGGGCCCCCTCTCCTGAGAGTGCATCCGCACATGCCGTGCCGCGTGCACGGCCTGCTCGAAAGGCAGTCCATGAACCGTTTTCCGCCGGCTTCCCCGGCCGCTCTGGGTGCAGCGGCAGCCCTGGGTGCAGCAGCCGCCCTGCTGCGGCGGCTCCTGCGGCACCGCGCAGTGGAACGGGCAGTGGCCGACCAGGCGGCGGTAACCGGTGCGCTTCCGGTGGTGGCCGCCGCGGACGCGGTCAGCCCCGCAGAAACACTGGAATCCAACGAAGCGGAGGAATCAGCTGGACTCCCCACCAGGACGTGGGTGGTGGATAACAGCTCGAACTGGGATGGAAGCCCGCTGGAACTAGTGGTCACACCAGGCAACGGCAGCCGGCCCGGCCCGGAACGGAACGAACGCCGGGCGCCGGGCTCCTAGGAAGACCGGGTTATCTGCCGGCCTGCACACCCCTGGGATCCCCGATTTTCCTTTTTCCAAGAAGTACTGGTAATGTTTCATGTCGTTGCGGAGAGCAAATCGAGCAGAAATCATCGATTTGCACGACAAAACAAAAGGCACCTCTAGCTCAATTGGCAGAGCATCTGACTCTTAATCAGAGGGTTCCGGGTTCAAGTCCCGGGGGGTGCACAACAATTACCCCGTCCGACCAGGATTAGTATCCGGTCAGGCGGGGTTCTTTTTTGCCCTGGAACGGCCCGACCGGCACCCACTGCCGCGCGCACCGCTCCGCCAGGCGTGCCCCGCCCCCCAGTGGCGCAGCGGAGCTGCCGGAGGTCCGGATGTGAGGTGCATCCCAGTTTCCCGGTAGGGGGCCCACCGGTTCGCGGGGCGGCAAAAAGGCTGGTAGTGTTGTCTGTCGTTGCGGATGACAAATCGCCGGTTACACCGGCGCCAAGACACCGCATCAGATGCACCTCTAGCTCAATTGGCAGAGCATCTGACTCTTAATCAGAGGGTTCCGGGTTCAAGTCCCGGGGGGTGCACAGAATGGAAGGGCGGTCCCGCTCGGTGAAAACCGACAGGGCCGCCCTTCTTTTATGCCCTTGGTCAGGGATGGTACCTGGGCCAGGCCCTGACCCAGGCCGGACCGGCCCCACCCCACAAAACCCAACCCCATAAAAAAGGCACGCCCCCCCCGCAGGGGACGTGCCTTCGACCTGTCCCCCTAGGGTCAGGCAGTTCCGGTTGAGGGGGCAGACTCACTGGCGGCTTCTGCGCCCGGAGCCTCCGCAACGGCGGCAATTTCTTCCGGCGCTACGGCCGGAATCGGCAGGCCGGGCACATCCACCGCAAGTTGCCAGCGGGGGTTGCCAAGTTCCCTGATGAGGCCGCGCAGCTGGCCGCGCAGCTCCTCGGACATCAGCACGTCTCCGTCGATCAGGGTGCGTTCAATCCCCTGCGCCTCGCGGAGGGCCTCAATACCCAGCGGAGTAATGGAAACCATGTGGCTGCGTCGGTCGAGGTCGTTACGGACCCGGACGACGTGCCCGTGAGACTCAAGTCGCGCGAGGGTCTTGCCCATCGTCTGCGCCTGGACCCGGACGATCTGCGCCAGATGCGCCTGCGTCATCGGTCCTTGGGAATCCAGCACTCCGAGGGCGATCACCCCCGCGTGTGTCACGCCAATCCGGACAAGCCGTTCGTTCCAAGCGTGTTCAACCAGGCGTGCAGCCGTCGACAACAGACGACCGGTGGGCCAGTGCTCCATATCGGGCATAAAACAGAACTCTTCCTTTCAGGGTGAAGATTCGATGGCCGATCGGATAACCTACAAATCCACCACGTACTAGGATAGCCACCAAGTCTGTGCGCTGTCGCGCTGTGACGCCGCCAGATGCTGCATTGATACCAAGGAGAGACCTCATGCCCCGCCTGTCCCCCGGTGATCCGGCCCCGGAATTCACGCTTCCAGCTACGGACTCTACCCTTGTTTCGCTTTCCGGCTTCCGCGGGAAAAGCACGATTGTCTACTTCTACCCCGCCGCTGCCACTCCCGGTTGCACCACCGAGGCGTGCGACTTCCGGGACAACCTGAACACCCTGCAGGCTGCCGGATACGCCGTCGTCGGCATCTCCCCTGATCCCGTCAGCAAGCTCGAGAAGTTCGCCGCCGCCGAA
This window harbors:
- a CDS encoding 2-hydroxyacid dehydrogenase, whose protein sequence is MTENLRLVRTLTLPTEDLLEAVSPLPEGIRAGVWDLVGEPKGLDYAEIDAVVLPYATRGSWQQGLERVPNLVLLQAQSTGYDGLPEVVGSGVAIATAAGVHVAGTAELAVALILASLRGVDDAVRNAANGVWDSRRYPGLADRRVLLVGVGGIGTAIAQRLAPFEVELTRVGSRARTDETGPVHGTDELVTLAADAEVLVVITPLSEDTHHLINREVLAALPDGALVVNVARGPVVDTAALTDEVLSGRLHAALDVVDPEPLPAGHPLWGAPNAIITPHVGGNTEAFVPRIHKLLKEQVGRLARGDEPVNLVRRGPWA
- a CDS encoding MarR family winged helix-turn-helix transcriptional regulator, with translation MPDMEHWPTGRLLSTAARLVEHAWNERLVRIGVTHAGVIALGVLDSQGPMTQAHLAQIVRVQAQTMGKTLARLESHGHVVRVRNDLDRRSHMVSITPLGIEALREAQGIERTLIDGDVLMSEELRGQLRGLIRELGNPRWQLAVDVPGLPIPAVAPEEIAAVAEAPGAEAASESAPSTGTA
- the bcp gene encoding thioredoxin-dependent thiol peroxidase, coding for MPRLSPGDPAPEFTLPATDSTLVSLSGFRGKSTIVYFYPAAATPGCTTEACDFRDNLNTLQAAGYAVVGISPDPVSKLEKFAAAEHLTFPLLSDPDHAVAEAYGAWGEKKNYGKVYEGLIRSTVVVDPEGMVSLAQYNVRATGHVAKLQRDLNLA